tgtgtgcatgggtgtaAGTGTGTACTTGTGTGAGGTCACGGGTCATGAATTGAGGACAGGAAGATTGTTGAGAAAGGGGATTGGGGCCACAGAGGAAGATAGAAAGCTGTGACAGGATGAGCTGCTTTTTTATAGCACCTTGATCCAATTGAGAGTAACCGCAGAGGACAAGCTGCTAATTAGAGAGCATGGATCACCGCTAAAGCCGCTAGCATGACACTGGGAGCTAGCCTACATGCTAACACTAATAACTGATGTGGTTTGAACATTAACATGCTAATGCTACCGAATCATGACACTCAATGCTACATGGTAAAACTCATGGTGCAGTCTTGTGGTTAATGCTACATGGTAAAAGGCTAAAGCCCCTAGCGCCATACAGTCAAAGCCTGGCTGCAGTCAAGGAGGGACACTACAGTATCACAAAGCAAAACAAACCACAGAGGATAATTTTCCAGAGCAAGGTTCAGACCGGCACCGTTAACCTTTCACCTGTGACAAAGAACAGTGGCTaggggagggggagaaagtgAGATAGAATGGTAGGGGTGAATAGCAATGTAAAGAGGTCAGAGTTAGGCCAGTGCTTATCTATCTTTATAAATGCAAATCTTTGGTATTCACTCTGTCTCCATTCACCAGCTGTCTGCTCATGTTTAAATGCATAAGGAAAGAAGAATGTGTTGGGGTTCACAGTAAGATCAGAGAATGACCTGATGCTGACCTAGCAGGGTATCAATGAGCACATGTACacatcctccccttctctccccaggCCAGAAGAATGGTGTAGGTGAACTGTGTGATGACTTTACAGACCTGGACTTCCATGAGTGCTTCCTTGGGACCACCCTGAATGTTAAGCTGCTGCTCTACACCAAGTAGGTTAGAGTGTGTGTgaacatgaatgtgtgtgtgtgtctgcggttCAGTTAAAAAGTAAAAATAACAAATGTTCTACATAAAGTATTCCCCTCCTTCCACGAGGTCTAACCTGCGCTGCGGCAGAGAGGTGAACCACCACCACCTGTCCTACCAGCCACTCTTCAACTTCTCCCTGCCCACGGCCTTCGTCATCCACGGGTACCGGCCCACAGGAGCCCCTCCGGTCTGGGTGGATCACATCGTCCAGCTGCTGTCTGAGCAGGAGGACATGAACATCCTGGTGGTGGACTGGAACAGAGGAGCTGCTAACCTTAACTACTTCACTGCTGTGGCCAACACCCGACAGGCTGCCAACAACCTCACCGGCTTCATACTCagcatgcaggtgtgtgtgtgtgtgggggggatatTGCTCGTTTTCTGTGACTCTTTAATCAGTTGTTCTATGAGTCTTGTGTCAATGTTGCTAATTGTTCACTGTGTGTGTTTAGGAGGAGGGAGCGCCTCTGAGTTCAATCCACCTGATCGGGGTGAGTCTAGGAGCTCACCTAGCTGGGTTTGTAGGAGCAAACCTGAAGGGCAAGATTGGCCGCATTACAGGTGAGCGATTGTTTGTGACTGAAAAGCTACTATTTGACTGATTGATTACTTAATTTATTCATGAAAGGTTTAATTAATTGATGCATTAATGAATCTATTAATTGATTCATTGTTGTCCAGGTCTGGACCCAGCAGGGCCCATGTTCACTGGAGCGACTGCTGAGGAGAGACTAGACCCTTCAGACGCCATGTTTGTAGACGTACTACACACTGACATGAACTGCAAGTACTGacatgctgtgtgtttgtgtggggggCGAGGGATTCTCTAGATGTGTTTTTGTGATAAAAAAAGTGTAATTTCATGTTGTCCTGTATTATCTGTAACTTTGGGATCTTCCTATTTTTTCACGTAGCGTTTGGTCTCAGAGGTCAACATGGCCATATTGACTACTATGCCAATGGAGGATCTGATCAGCCAGGCTGCCCCAAGACCATCTTCTCAGGtgagactaacacacacacaccacacacaataaCTCATGTAATAACTCACAGCTTCTCTCGTTCGTAGGAAAGTCGTATTTCGTGTGTGACCACCAGCGCTCTGTGTTCCTGTACCTGTGTGCTCTCAACCGGACCTGCAGCCTCACAGCCTACCCTTGCTCCTCCTTCAGCGACTTTCTGGATGGGCGGTGTCTGCAGTGTGAAGCCTTTAAGCCCGCCCCCTGTCCCATGCTAGGTGAGAGGACAGCCTTCCAACTTAACCCAGAATCTCACtcaatctgtaaacatgggaaaATTTGTTTGTCATCAAATCATCTATCAAGTAGTTTGATTGCCATACCAACCGTCCTGAATGATGTATCCATGGTTACCCCCCAGGTTACGACATCAGCAGGTGGAGGGATACTCTGTTGCGATTGGGTCAGACCAAGGCCTATTTCACCACCACTGCCACGTTGCCATATCAAAGTAAGTCCCTCACCCCTTACTATCAATCAGTGATTAACATACATAATGCTTCTATAGCAGTGATTTCTCAAATATGAATTGTGTGTGTATAACacagtgtgtgtcctgtgtgtgtgtgtagagaccaGCTACAGGGTGGACATGGTGACATGGAACCAGTACCTGCGCTGGGGAGTCGTCATCCTCAGACTACACAGTGGCAGGAACTTCAGTGAGGCACGCATAGACCGgtaagtctcacacacacacagatacacatttATGACAGTAAGACCTCTAACTCTCTATCCCACTTACCCTCTCCATTCTTCTCCTCCACAGTAAGCGGTTCAAGTTTGAGCAGTACACCTCCACCCGTCTGTTGGTCCAGTTTGATGAGGACGTGCAGCCCGTCCAGAAGATATCCCTCCGCATCGCAAGCGGCAATATGATAGGCCCTCGCTACAAAATCCGACTACTCCACATCCGCCTCACCCACCTGGAGCAACCCGACAGGTGAGagaccccccacacacacacacttttcccttcctcctctctcccagtctTCCTCCCGCATCATCCTCCTTCCCGCCTCTCACCCCCagtcatcctccctccctcccgcctctCTCCCCAGTCATCCTCCCTCCCGCCTCTCTCCCCagtcatcctccctccctcccgcctctCTCCCCAGTCATCCTCTCTCCCCagtcatcctccctccctcctctctccccagtcatcctccctccctccccagtcaTCCTCCCTCCCGCCTCTCTCCCCagtcatcctccctccctcccgcctctCTCCCCagtcatcctccctccctcccgcctctCTCCCCagtcatcctccctccctcccgcctctCTCCCCAGTCATCCTCCCTCCCGCAGCCTCTCTCTCCAACTATACCTTTCTCTCATCCCTCCAGCCCGCTGATGTGTCGCTATGACATCATCATGGAGGAGAATATTGAGGTGGCGTTCCGCCCGCTGCCCTGCGACCCTCGCCTCTGAGCCATCACTGGAGACCGCtcccctcacatacacacagggCCTCCCCAGTCACACACGCAGAACCAAAAGGGGCAGAAAGTTGACCGCGTTCACCCTCACACTGCCCGTCTTGTCTAGCCAAGCTGTGGGATCACAGGCTTTGGCataccaggggtgtcaaactcattccatggagggcctagtgtctgctgtttaggtcttaattgaaagggggaaaactagacaaccaggtgagaggaatCCTTGTGAAAAATCAGTGAatacccgcagacactcggccctctgtgGAACAAGTTTGACACATGTCATAGAAGGTGAAGACTAGGTGGAGCCATCGCCATGTTTCTGACTGCTCTCCAGTGATTACAGGTGATTAGAGGGCCTTCCGATTGTTCTTTGGAGGACAACAGAACACTGGTGGACCATACAGACATTATTGAAGTCATTAATAATGATGCTGCTCAGTGGGATTCATCTTATCATGGGATTTTTTGGactgctctcgctctctgccttACGAAAGATGGTCGTGTTGCTATGACATTTCTGTATTTTAATGCAGACAGAGGGCATTCATAACCTACTATAGCCAGTCATAAGCTCTTATAACTTCAGTGTAGCTCCTGGTTTGTGTGGGAGTCAGTATCTTGTCCATTTGTATTGCAACTCTGACATAACTGAGCAGTTGAAAAGAAAGACTTGAAATAATGGAAATTGATTAAAAAGTCAAGTTGTTTTTATTGTGTAAAAAAATCTATGGTACTGTggtgtaaatacattttttatggaCTTTGTATTTCTAACTACATTTGAAATAAATGCTGTGTGCGTTTCACTGTGATCGTCTGACTGGATTCTCTGCCAGATCCCATATCACCTCTGCTTGCTCTTGTGGGGTTAAGGCCTGCCTGTGTTTCTGCTAAGCACTATCCCAACTTGATATCCACCTGTACAGCTGGGCATCCTCTTCCCCAGTCAGTTCTGGTTAGTCCAGCGGGGCATTAATCCACCGGTCAGTCTCCACTGACCATAGAATAGCAGTCTGGCCTATCCGTAACTACCTCTGTCAGTCCTGGCCGGCCCAGTTTACCTAAAAGTTTGGCCTAGGTGGAAGTAGGCACCTGTTAAATATCAGCAAGGATCACCTCTGTACCTGACCTTAAGCGCTCACACACAGGTGTACAGGTGAGAGCTGTGGGGAATACTGAgtattaatacaggtaatgaccAAATTGTCTGTACTCATGTAAGATGCATTTTTACTACTACGCTCAAGAGGGACTTTTACTACCTTACACTAACACGCTTGCCAACATGGTATTTGAAGTAATCTATTATTTGATATTTTTTTCCTTCAGTAAGCAATGCATACAGCCAACAAAAAGCAGTGTTCACTTACTCAGAATATACTTCATGAATGAAAGGACCAATGAATGAATTAGGTAGCTCCTCACTAACAGGATGTTCCCCTTCTGGCTCAGGGTCCTCCCCCCTGCATTATGACATCACTTCCCCACAACACTACTTTGTCAGGAGACTTTACATGTTCTGTTGGCCAGTGTCAGTACAGGTGTTGGTCAGATAATGGAAAAGGTGCCGCTACCAGGTAATCAAGCAGCAGAAAATAAGAGATGCCGGTACTAAGGTCAGGCTGTCTACGTGTGTtataatatacactacatgaccaaaggtatgtggacacctgctcatcgaacatctcattccaaaatcatgggcattaatatggagttggtcctccctttgttgctataacagcctccactcctctgggaaggctttccacttgatgttgctgtggggacttgcttccattcagccacaagagcatgagtgaggttgggcactgatgttgggcgattaggcctggctcgcattcggtgttctaattcatcccaaaggtgttcgatggggttgaggtcagggctctgtgcaggccagtcaagttcttccacaccgatctcgacaaaccatttctgtatggacctcgctttatgcacgggggcattgtcatgctgaaatagggaagggccttccccaaaaagcacagaatcatctaaaatgtaattgtatactgtagtgttaatatttcccttcactggaactaaggcgcctagcccgaaccatgaaaaacagccccagaccattattcctcttccaaaGTTTACATTTGGCCAGGTAGGGTTCTCCTGgtatcctccaaacccagattcgtccgtagggctgccagatgatgaagcatgattcatcactccagagaacgcgtttccactgctccagagtccaatggcggagagctttacaccactccagccgacgcttggcattgcgcatggtgatcttaggcttgtgtgcagctgcttgaccacggaaacccatttcatgaagctccagacaaacagttctcgtgctgatgttgcttccagaggcagtttggaactctgtattGAGTGctacaactgaggacagacggttctgtgagcttgtgtggcctaccacttcacggctgagccaagACGTtttcacttcataataacagcacttacttgaccggggcagctctagcagggcagaaatttgacaatctgacttgttggaaaaggtgtcattctatgacggtgctatattgaaagtcactgagctcctcaATAAGGTCATTCTACTAcctatgtttgtctatggagattgcatggctgtgtgctcaattttatacacccgtcagctacacgtgtggctgaaatagccaaatctactcatttgaaggggtgtccacatactttagtatATACAGTTGGCCTGGTCACTCCTCTGAGCTTAACAGCTAACCTCACATAACCCCTTGCTCCATCCAAGAGTCCATTCACCAGTTGGCAcctgagagagcgagaaagagaaatGAATATAGGTGTTAAgttaaaaacagcaggtctgCTATGGTTGTAATGGTCCCATTAGTGGACAAGATGATTGGCTAAACGGGAGGATTTGATTGGCTCAGGATCAGACATTGAAATGAATGAGATCTAGGAACCAGATGGACAGACTAACTAACATTGTAACAAGACAGGAAGATAAACAGAGTCAAGACCCTGTCGTAGGAATtacatagtcaatcaatcaaccaatcagtgATCGATTGAGGTCACTTAACATGGTTGGGAAGTTCTGCTTCTCGGAACCGGCCTGTGTGTTACAACAGTCTAACTTCTGT
This Salvelinus namaycush isolate Seneca chromosome 33, SaNama_1.0, whole genome shotgun sequence DNA region includes the following protein-coding sequences:
- the LOC120027689 gene encoding lipase member H-like, which gives rise to MPCSLDHYERFSEEMLLSEHSCPTESTPAWAGLASDTQVLTCQKNGVGELCDDFTDLDFHECFLGTTLNVKLLLYTKSNLRCGREVNHHHLSYQPLFNFSLPTAFVIHGYRPTGAPPVWVDHIVQLLSEQEDMNILVVDWNRGAANLNYFTAVANTRQAANNLTGFILSMQEEGAPLSSIHLIGVSLGAHLAGFVGANLKGKIGRITGLDPAGPMFTGATAEERLDPSDAMFVDVLHTDMNSFGLRGQHGHIDYYANGGSDQPGCPKTIFSGKSYFVCDHQRSVFLYLCALNRTCSLTAYPCSSFSDFLDGRCLQCEAFKPAPCPMLGYDISRWRDTLLRLGQTKAYFTTTATLPYQKTSYRVDMVTWNQYLRWGVVILRLHSGRNFSEARIDRKRFKFEQYTSTRLLVQFDEDVQPVQKISLRIASGNMIGPRYKIRLLHIRLTHLEQPDSPLMCRYDIIMEENIEVAFRPLPCDPRL